Proteins found in one Aspergillus puulaauensis MK2 DNA, chromosome 8, nearly complete sequence genomic segment:
- the SCC2 gene encoding putative sister chromatid cohesion protein Mis4 (BUSCO:EOG092604A0;~COG:D;~EggNog:ENOG410PHGB;~InterPro:IPR016024,IPR011989,IPR024986,IPR033031, IPR026003;~PFAM:PF12830,PF12765;~go_function: GO:0003682 - chromatin binding [Evidence IEA];~go_process: GO:0010468 - regulation of gene expression [Evidence IEA]), whose protein sequence is MDQNWRPAVQVVINNHAQTEYGGGRGQPQRRARPLAVEEALVYSPMYSTPIFGLDCILRPDVGRPPTTTSINHILQSGRSALSDLNNDVRPGRHESSRLETSREYLQHLLDGDQLTEFKFKLPIRNRNPPPSLSTSHEMVSSENQLGPFSKMMLDSTDIAFRYPTPSEADEGMPMRKPKPTDKKLPKNHKFTDKSYNQQVQPASQLSVVIPVKPLPNTDSAHATPKKRNLSAGGDDNLASIRLRAQKEEADAALVRLQDILHEIFEAEDQFDPGVYDNAPDRSNMVFTSPQLLDVNGPVLSSDSHARFQKAIKKVVSFNRLQDIPSDYLSRVQKLCERPIIAAQAADLKLEDASDESATNDWLRKLDDMHNALLAVSSLLQTMSGPQSERDLCQEDLIEAIPNLLNQIFDHCVIPAVEARPSGKDGKYFEFCSAQRRVIGGVIQQSKKVLSLFADFLARIDVSEGAITATEFFAAKLIFVENSHTEKDSAVGCQRYESVRRGAMDILAKIFSKYPAQRPFILDEILVSLEKLPSTRQSARQFKLADGKNIQLLTALVMQLVQTTALDTPSPRSARSKRKIAKSEDEDDESVEDDQAIDDDEDDQSDVSLARLAAKVNRLYDNALRSAQYIIKFIVQRAMTSTKTGDQPYRNILDLFTEDLIGVLGSTDWPAAELLLRIMASHMVSIADLDKSPATAKSMALELLGWMGSAISDLISTAQHLLPAMEESNTELTDYLKQLFDDYSSRALHPQDLVVSEGPYRMTLEYFLNDQNSDNWQLTSARGFFLAQWAKTFCSVYYNSEDKDEVEYDSATEAGVHLFAKLFSDPFWLETHRQFDNKISTAHGRFAYILTVLNSSFCKAFDTILKVLLNSITSDQAKVRSRSLKSVIYMLEKDPSLLDRDTSVMRVILRCATDASPMVRDSALSLIAKCIVLKPNLEEDGCRSILACAGDPAAGVRKRCIGLLKDIYLKTPRAELKMAILDSFLQRTVDLEEGVATLARQTFEEIWLTPFHELIDSAQDAPKLKIGLAEGVTLFVHLVQRSEAALEALGTCLKKLLSDSPKSSLNFKVCKAMVATMFEKLIEGNEASQKEFQQALLQTMTVFAKVNPKLLRPDQLEALHPYIGHLATAEDLFLFRSVVVIYRCVLPYLSTSHNTLLKEVQNDLFKSVAKLARAELNEVMACLWTINGVLHNTDRLVKLTISVLKPIQHYRNIDLSSSTNATVLTRAKSYIRIAGCVGRHCDLEKYEPHFRNAFPSWKGGSVAGLMVNSIIPFTLAKQPLEVRVMALESLGSICQSWPAHFGQEESRRVLSAVFGEDNPSLQNIVLKSFADFFAMHEGKAEKSIVPTAEVADQENTTRLGGSLKASDNDGAAALIAQHFLKDMLRVAQSRQDSYALTAIELVASINRQGLVHPKECAGVLVSLETSTIPAIAKVAYDTHKMLHTQYESMFEREYMRAIQEAFYYQRDVVGDPAGALARPYVAKLTPLFDIVKISNSRYQKKFLSNLCSKVNFELKKLDSSGNPPEHLLLSCFISQNLAFFDYNQLAELVAAIGSMERIVSATGTIVAHAIEMEIFPPKQEPPPPQMDGAPMPMPTEATNVLPLQNINPTTLRHLTVAAASLSMLWEARTHLRRLYGVTFHARNKDGKGAAKELNKSATKVQGINGDRFWEAITRNMSSLDSEQSMAEKCREFATLLSIDEEFKIGDAEDAEADSLDAVGEVDDPAATWVAGQRPVKRKSSVSGQNPPKRPRGRKPGSVKKRNSATPDADADWD, encoded by the exons ATGGATCAGAACTGGCGTCCGGCCGTACAGGTCGTCATTAACAACCATGCTCAGACAGAATATGGGGGTGGTAGGGGGCAACCGCAGCGTCGGGCAAGACCGTTAGCTgtggaggaggcgctggTGTACTCCCCCATGTACAGTACGCCGATATTCGGTTTGG ATTGCATACTACGCCCTGATGTCGGCCGCCCCCCTACCACGACCTCAATCAATCATATCCTCCAATCCGGCCGCTCTGCGTTGAGCGACCTAAATAACGATGTCCGACCAGGACGTCATGAATCCAGTCGTTTAGAGACGTCCCGGGAGTATCTGCAACATCTACTTGACGGTGACCAGTTGACCGAATT CAAATTTAAACTTCCCATAAGGAACCGGAACCCTCCACCGTCACTAAGCACCTCCCACGAAATGGTGTCTAGCGAAAACCAACTCGGGCCCTTCTCCAAAATGATGCTTGACTCGACAGATATTGCCTTTCGAT ATCCTACGCCATCGGAGGCGGATGAGGGCATGCCGATGAGGAAACCAAAGCCCACGGACAAGAAACTTCCGAAAAACCATAAATTCACGGACAAAAGCTATAACCAGCAAGTGCAGCCCGCAAGCCAACTCTCTGTCGTAATACCAGTCAAGCCTTTGCCGAACACCGATAGTGCACATGCCACTCCGAAAAAGAGAAATCTTAGTGCTGGTGGCGATGACAACTTAGCCTCAATTCGATTAAGAGCtcagaaggaggaggcggatgCAGCTCTGGTTAGGTTGCAGGATATTCTTCACGAGATATTCGAAGCAGAGGATCAATTTGATCCAGGGGTATATGATAACGCTCCAGATAGATCAAATATGGTCTTCACATCACCCCAGTTGCTGGATGTTAATGGCCCCGTTCTCTCCTCAGATTCTCACGCGCGCTTTCAAAAGGCTATTAAGAAGGTAGTGAGCTTCAATAGGCTTCAAGATATTCCTTCAGACTACCTCAGTCGCGTACAAAAGCTCTGTGAAAGGCCGATAATTGCCGCGCAAGCGGCTGACCTGAAACTTGAAGATGCCTCAGACGAATCAGCGACAAACGATTGGCTGAGGAAATTAGACGACATGCATAATGCCCTTCTTGCTGTCAGCTCTCTTCTACAAACCATGTCCGGCCCGCAAAGTGAAAGGGATCTTTGCCAGGAGGATCTGATTGAAGCCATCCCAAATCTCTTGAACCAGATCTTCGACCACTGTGTCATACCCGCCGTTGAAGCTCGCCCTTCAGGGAAAGATGGGAAATATTTTGAATTCTGTTCCGCCCAGAGGCGTGTTATTGGGGGCGTGATCCAGCAAAGCAAAAAGGTTCTGAGTCTCTTCGCTGACTTCCTTGCACGGATCGATGTTTCAGAAGGAGCAATCACCGCAACTGAATTCTTTGCTGCAAAACTGATATTTGTGGAAAACTCTCACACTGAAAAGGATTCTGCCGTGGGCTGTCAAAGATATGAGTCTGTTCGGCGTGGCGCCATGGATATTCTTGCAAAGATATTCTCAAAGTATCCGGCCCAGCGCCCTTTTATCCTTGACGAGATTTTAGTTTCCTTAGAAAAGCTTCCGTCTACCCGGCAAAGTGCCAGACAGTTCAAACTCGCGGACGGCAAGAATATCCAACTCCTAACTGCCTTGGTCATGCAACTCGTGCAGACCACCGCGTTAGATACCCCTTCTCCCAGGTCGGCGAGATCTAAGCGTAAGATAGCGAagtcggaggatgaggatgatgaatcTGTTGAAGACGACCAGGctattgatgatgatgaagatgaccaGTCAGATGTTTCATTAGCGCGTTTGGCAGCGAAGGTCAATCGCCTGTACGATAATGCTCTGCGAAGTGCTCAGTATATTATCAAGTTCATTGTCCAGCGAGCAATGACGTCCACCAAAACTGGTGATCAGCCTTACAGAAATATTCTTGACCTCTTCACCGAAGATTTGATCGGGGTTCTGGGCTCTACAGATTGGCCTGCTGCTGAATTACTCCTTCGTATAATGGCATCGCACATGGTCAGTATCGCCGACCTTGACAAGAGCCCTGCGACAGCGAAGAGCATGGCTCTAGAACTTCTGGGCTGGATGGGATCCGCTATATCCGATCTTATTTCCACCGCTCAACATCTACTTCCAGCCATGGAAGAATCCAATACAGAGCTTACCGACTACCTGAAGCAACTGTTCGATGACTACTCAAGCCGTGCTCTACACCCTCAAGACCTTGTGGTCTCGGAAGGCCCGTACCGGATGACTCTCGAATATTTCCTCAACGATCAGAATTCGGATAACTGGCAGCTTACCAGTGCTAGGGGATTCTTTCTAGCGCAGTGGGCCAAAACCTTCTGCTCTGTCTACTATAACTCAGAGGACAAGGACGAGGTCGAATACGATAGTGCAACCGAGGCTGGTGTGCATCTCTTTGCGAAGCTGTTTTCTGATCCGTTCTGGCTGGAGACACACAG GCAATTTGATAATAAGATTTCGACCGCCCACGGGAGATTTGCATATATCTTAACCGTCTTGAACTCAAGCTTCTGTAAAGCCTTTGATACGATCCTAAAAGTACTTCTCAACTCGATCACAAGTGACCAAGCAAAAGTTCGAAGCCGCAGTCTGAAAAGTGTAATCTATATGCTTGAGAAGGATCCGAGCCTTCTTGATCGAGATACATCAGTAATGCGCGTGATTCTTCGGTGCGCAACTGATGCTTCGCCCATGGTCCGTGACTCTGCATTATCTTTGATCGCCAAATGCATAGTTCTGAAACCCAAtctcgaagaagatggatgtCGAAGCATTTTGGCCTGTGCAGGCGATCCAGCAGCCGGGGTTAGGAAACGTTGCATCGGCTTGCTCAAAGATATCTACCTGAAAACACCTCGCGCTGAATTAAAGATGGCTATTTTGGATAGCTTTCTCCAGCGAACCGTGGATCTTGAAGAGGGTGTAGCAACCTTAGCTCGCCAAACATTTGAGGAAATTTGGCTCACCCCGTTCCATGAATTGATTGATTCAGCTCAAGATGCGCCAAAACTGAAGATCGGACTTGCAGAAGGAGTAACATTGTTTGTCCATTTAGTGCAAAGAAGTGAGGCAGCTCTTGAAGCACTTGGCACATGTCTAAAAAAGCTGTTATCCGACTCACCCAAGTCCTCTCTCAACTTCAAAGTGTGCAAAGCAATGGTTGCAACAATGTTTGAGAAATTGATTGAGGGGAATGAAGCTTCGCAAAAAGAATTCCAACAGGCTTTGCTGCAAACAATGACCGTGTTTGCCAAAGTGAATCCGAAATTACTACGTCCGGATCAATTGGAGGCCCTTCATCCATATATTGGACATCTTGCCACAGCGGAAGACTTGTTCTTGTTCCGCTCTGTGGTGGTTATTTACCGCTGTGTTCTACCATATCTCTCGACATCTCATAATACGCTTTTGAAGGAAGTCCAAAACGACCTCTTCAAGAGCGTGGCCAAACTCGCACGCGCAGAATTGAACGAAGTCATGGCTTGCCTATGGACTATCAACGGAGTCCTTCATAACACAGACCGCCTCGTGAAACTCACGATTTCTGTTCTGAAACCGATACAACACTACAGAAACATAGATCTTTCGAGCAGCACCAATGCCACTGTCCTTACGAGGGCCAAAAGTTATATCCGAATTGCGGGTTGCGTCGGCCGGCATTGTGACCTTGAGAAATACGAGCCTCATTTCAGAAACGCTTTCCCATCCTGGAAGGGTGGCTCTGTGGCTGGTCTCATGGTAAACTCAATAATTCCCTTCACGTTGGCAAAGCAGCCACTTGAGGTGCGCGTCATGGCTCTTGAAAGTTTAGGTTCTATCTGTCAATCGTGGCCTGCCCATTTTGGTCAGGAGGAGTCAAGGCGTGTCCTCTCGGCGGTGTTTGGAGAAGACAATCCCAGCCTTCAGAACATCGTGCTGAAGTCCTTTGCAGATTTCTTTGCAATGCACGAAGGTAAAGCCGAGAAGTCCATAGTCCCCACTGCTGAAGTCGCAGACCAAGAAAACACGACTAGGCTAGGCGGGTCACTGAAAGCGAGCGATAATGACGGAGCCGCGGCGTTGATTGCTCAGCACTTTTTGAAAGACATGCTCCGAGTTGCGCAATCTCGGCAAGACTCATATGCTTTGACTGCCATTGAATTGGTAGCGAGCATCAATCGGCAGGGTTTGGTCCACCCGAAAGAATGTGCCGGAGTTTTAGTCTCTCTAGAGACATCCACCATCCCAGCTATTGCTAAAGTTGCATACGACACGCATAAGATGCTTCATACGCAGTATGAATCTATGTTCGAAAGGGAATATATGCGTGCCATTCAGGAGGCCTTCTACTATCAACGTGATGTGGTCGGAGATCCGGCTGGCGCTCTGGCACGTCCATACGTTGCCAAGTTAACGCCGCTATTCGACATTGTCAAGATCAGTAACAGTCGATACCAAAAGAAGTTTCTTTCCAATCTATGTTCCAAGGTGAATTTCGaattgaagaagctcgatTCAAGCGGCAACCCCCCGGAacaccttcttctttcctgcTTCATATCTCAGAACCTGGCATTCTTTGATTACAACCAGCTAGCTGAACTTGTGGCGGCTATCGGCAGCATGGAGCGCATCGTTTCTGCGACAGGAACGATTGTGGCTCACGCCATTGAGATGGAGATCTTTCCGCCTAAACAAGAACCCCCGCCACCGCAGATGGATGGAGCGCCCATGCCGATGCCAACAGAGGCTACCAATGTTCTACCCTTGCAAAATATCAACCCGACCACTTTGCGACACCTCACTGTAGCTGCCGCTTCTTTGTCTATGCTGTGGGAAGCACGAACCCACCTTCGACGCCTATACGGTGTGACATTTCACGCACGGAACAAGGACGGAAAGGGTGCCGCTAAGGAGCTGAACAAATCTGCCACAAAAGTGCAGGGAATTAATGGTGATAGATTCTGGGAAGCTATTACCCGAAACATGTCGTCCCTAGACAGCGAG
- the RPA12 gene encoding DNA-directed RNA polymerase I core subunit RPA12 (COG:K;~EggNog:ENOG410PNWW;~InterPro:IPR034004,IPR001222;~PFAM:PF01096;~go_function: GO:0003676 - nucleic acid binding [Evidence IEA];~go_function: GO:0008270 - zinc ion binding [Evidence IEA];~go_process: GO:0006351 - transcription, DNA-templated [Evidence IEA];~go_process: GO:0006379 - mRNA cleavage [Evidence IEA]) — translation MSAELETKVNFLELERKIMDSKKMLISISFLLPDTVPKTIVSESKPSSFPSALRAKRSAIQTLTAADKRTEALTEKDCPQCGRKEMYYTTVQLRSADEGSTVFFTCVCGYKETTNN, via the exons ATGTCTGCGGAACTCGAAACAAAGGTGAATTTTTTGGAGCTTGAAAGGAAGATCATGGATTCAAAGAAGATGCTgatttctatttcttttttgcttcCAGACACTGTCCCAAAAACGATTGTTTCCGAGTCTAAACCAAGCTCATTTCCCTCGGCACTGCGCGCAAAGCGATCGGCGATTCAGACTTTGACTGCAGCCGATAAGAGAACAGAAGCCCTGACTGAAAAGGATTGCCCTCAATGTGGCAGAAAGGAAATGTACTATACGACAGTGCAATTGCGCAGTGCAGACGAAGGAAGCACGGTTTTCTTCACTTGTGTTTGCGGTTACAA GGAAACCACAAACAATTAA
- the LIA1 gene encoding deoxyhypusine monooxygenase (BUSCO:EOG09263JZO;~COG:C;~EggNog:ENOG410PJAQ;~InterPro:IPR016024,IPR011989,IPR021133,IPR027517, IPR004155;~PFAM:PF13646,PF03130;~go_function: GO:0019135 - deoxyhypusine monooxygenase activity [Evidence IEA];~go_process: GO:0008612 - peptidyl-lysine modification to peptidyl-hypusine [Evidence IEA]): MAADDLESPDTTVQTLRTVITSEAEPLARRFRALFSLKHLACLQPPSEKTLPAIQAIAAGFASPSALLKHELAYCLGQTRNTDALPFLLEVLKDTQEDAMCRHEAAEALGALGYESSLEVLKDLRDNKDELDVIRETCDIAVDRILWEQSEARKAEKLKPSDFTSIDPAPPMPLSAKEPSISELEKTLLDTSLPLFHRYRAMFGLRDLASPPDLPTAKDAVESLAKGLKDPSALFRHEIAFVFGQLCHPASVPSLTEALSNQAEASMVRHEAAEALGSLGDVKGVEDTLKKFLNDPEKVVRDSIIVALDMAEYEKNGEVEYALLPDSGNLAAVPAA, encoded by the exons ATGGCAGCTGACGACCTCGAGAGCCCGGACACCACCGTCCAAACCCTCCGTACAGTTATCACGTCTGAGGCCGAGCCCCTCGCTCGTCGCTTCCGCGCTCTATTTTCGCTAAAGCATCTCGCATGCCTCCAACCTCCTAGCGAGAAGACACTGCCTGCAATCCAAGCTATCGCTGCCGGTTTCGCTTCCCCGTCGGCTTTGCTCAAACATGAGCTGGCATATTGTCTTGGTCAGACACGGAATACTGATGCATTGCCGTTCCTGCTTGAAGTGTTGAAGGATACCCAGGAGGACGCAATGTGCCGTCACGAGGCCGCCGAGGCACTGGGCGCTTTGGGCTACGAGAGTAGCTTGGAGGTTCTGAAGGATCTCAGGGACAACAAGGATGAGTTGGATGTTATTCGGGAGACATGCGACATTGCCGTGGACAGAATTTTATGGGAACAGTCGGAGGCTAGGAAGGCCGAGAAGTTGAAACCTAG CGATTTCACTTCCATTGACCCCGCCCCGCCGATGCCCTTGTCCGCGAAAGAACCTTCCATCTCTGAGCTTGAGAAAACATTGCTCGACACAAGTCTGCCACTGTTCCACAGATACCGTGCAATGTTCGGTTTGCGCGATCTTGCCTCACCCCCTGATCTCCCAACCGCCAAAGATGCTGTTGAATCGCTAGCAAAGGGTTTGAAAGACCCCTCTGCTCTTTTCCGTCATGAGATCGCATTCGTCTTCGGGCAACTCTGCCACCCGGCATCCGTTCCCAGTCTTACAGAAGCTCTCAGCAACCAGGCTGAGGCTAGTATGGTACGCCACGAAGCTGCAGAGGCTCTTGGCAGTTTGGGTGATGTCAAGGGTGTCGAAGATACTCTGAAGAAATTCTTGAACGATCCAGAGAAGGTTGTGCGGGACAGTATCATTGTGGCTCTTGATATGGCGGAGTATGAGAAGAATGGTGAGGTCGAATATGCGCTGTTACCAGACTCTGGCAACCTTGCCGCGGTGCCTGCTGCTTGA
- the NUO21 gene encoding ETC complex I subunit (COG:C;~EggNog:ENOG410PMWV;~InterPro:IPR038532,IPR006885;~PFAM:PF04800;~go_function: GO:0016651 - oxidoreductase activity, acting on NAD(P)H [Evidence IEA];~go_process: GO:0022900 - electron transport chain [Evidence IEA]), which translates to MSFMRVGNLACSRAGRLMAPRNARLLSATAFRADSPVKTSSADAPTTPLSESSMIKKETPAEAMTRHQPDYDATIDHGTSKFSPVPKRVMDGSEPGETVPAAVLSGAPTDLQARTVRIFRPSKPASQSGDWHSHHWRMDWDILQKGHRWENPLMGWQSSADCMQGTHLNFKSKEDAILFAQKQGYEYFVQEPNERKFVPKAYANNFVHEHKKLKHIRTK; encoded by the exons ATGTCGTTCATGAGAGTTGGAAACCTTGCCTGCTCTCGGGCAGGCAGGCTCATGGCCCCCCGCAATGCCCGTTTGCTCTCAGCAACTGCTTTCCGAGCCGACTCGCCTGTCAAAACCAGCTCTGCTGATGCCCCGACAACGCCTCTTTCGGAGAGCTCAATGATCAAGAAGGAGACACCTGCTGAAGCAATGACCCGTCACCAACCAGACTATGACGCTACTATCGACCATGGCACCTC CAAATTCTCCCCTGTGCCCAAGCGTGTCATGGATGGAAGTGAGCCCGGCGAGACggttcctgctgctgtcctcTCTGGCGCTCCAACCGATCTCCAGGCCCGTACTGTCAG GATTTTCCGACCTTCGAAGCCCGCTTCGCAGTCCGGAGACTGGCACTCTCACCACTGGAGGATGGATTGGGATATTCTACAAAAGGGGCACCGCTGGGAGAACCCCTTGATGGGCTGGCAATCTTCTGCGGATTGCATGCAGGGCACACATTTGAACTTCAAGTCGAAGGAAGACGCCATTCTATTTGCTCAGAAGCAGGGTTACGAATATTTTGTCCAGGAGCCAAATGAGCGCAAGTTTGTTCCCAAGGCTTACGCCAACAACTTCGTTCACGAGCATAAGAAGCTCAAGCACATCAGAACCAAATAG
- a CDS encoding F1F0 ATP synthase subunit f (BUSCO:EOG09265FTN;~COG:C;~EggNog:ENOG410PPTD;~InterPro:IPR019727;~PFAM:PF10791;~go_component: GO:0000276 - mitochondrial proton-transporting ATP synthase complex, coupling factor F(o) [Evidence IEA];~go_process: GO:0015986 - ATP synthesis coupled proton transport [Evidence IEA]), translated as MARCAAPYVLFRQPAFSGTSSHLLSLTIFLPICSRQDHAKMSFVTRRGLSTLIPPKIASPNAIGAARDAARMDRVVNFYAKLPRGAAPEVKPTGLIGRYQARYFGSKPSAAPLAHAIGGILILGYSMEYYFHLRHHKNHPH; from the exons ATGG CGCGGTGTGCGGCTCCCTACGTTCTCTTCCGACAACCCGCTTTCTCAGGCACTTCCTCCCATCTTCTGTCGCTCACcatctttcttcccattTGCTCACGTCAAG ACCACGCAAAGATGAGCTTCGTCACCCGCCGAGGTCTCTCGACCTTGATCCCTCCAAAG ATTGCTTCCCCCAAC GCCATTGGTGCTGCCAGAGATGCCGCTCGCATGGACCGCGTTGTGAACTTCTACGCCAAACTCCCCCGTGGTGCCGCTCCTGAGGTTAAGCCCACCGGCCTCATCGGACGCTACCAAGCCCGCTACTTCGGTAGCAAGCCTTCTGCTGCGC CCCTCGCCCACGCTATCGGTggtatcctcatcctcggttACAGCATGGAATACTACTTCCACCTGC GTCACCACAAGAACCACCCCCACTAA